The following are encoded in a window of Salinibacter ruber DSM 13855 genomic DNA:
- a CDS encoding hydroxymethylglutaryl-CoA lyase produces the protein MSLPQSVALCDVGPRDGFQFEEQFIPTDRKVDVITALADAGLPRIQVTSFVHPKWVPQMKDAEAVCSRLPDRADVTYAGLALNQRGLERAHAAGLSQVDLSIATHDRHSQDNANRTVDEAVAQADDMVRYAHEHGLAVQMGFQTVFGYQAPGDTPLDQVVDMSRHFADLGVESLSLADSTGLAHPRMIKERVRAVQAAIGDTPLVLHLHDTRGLGLANVYAALQCGVERFDTSLAGMGGCPFIDGATGNIATEDTAYLLDGLGIETGVDRDAVGRASARVESFLAKEFPGKLHRLLQRAEGAETAVE, from the coding sequence ATGTCTCTTCCGCAGTCCGTTGCGCTCTGCGACGTTGGGCCCCGCGACGGCTTCCAGTTTGAGGAGCAGTTCATCCCCACCGACCGGAAGGTCGACGTCATCACGGCACTGGCCGACGCCGGCCTGCCGCGCATCCAGGTCACCTCGTTCGTGCATCCGAAGTGGGTCCCCCAGATGAAAGACGCGGAGGCGGTGTGCAGCCGCCTCCCCGACCGCGCGGACGTGACGTACGCCGGGCTTGCGCTCAACCAGCGAGGGCTGGAGCGCGCCCACGCGGCGGGGCTGTCGCAGGTGGACCTTTCGATTGCGACGCACGACCGGCACAGCCAGGACAACGCCAACCGGACGGTTGACGAGGCCGTCGCGCAGGCGGACGACATGGTGCGGTACGCCCACGAGCACGGGCTGGCCGTGCAGATGGGGTTCCAGACCGTGTTCGGGTACCAGGCCCCGGGCGACACGCCGCTCGATCAGGTCGTGGACATGAGCCGTCACTTCGCCGACCTGGGCGTCGAGTCGCTGTCCCTCGCCGACTCCACGGGCCTTGCGCACCCCCGAATGATCAAAGAGCGCGTCCGGGCCGTGCAGGCCGCCATCGGCGATACGCCCCTCGTCCTGCACCTCCACGACACCCGTGGCCTCGGCCTCGCCAACGTCTACGCGGCGCTGCAGTGCGGCGTGGAGCGCTTCGACACGTCGCTGGCGGGCATGGGGGGATGTCCGTTCATCGACGGGGCCACCGGCAACATCGCCACGGAAGACACCGCGTACCTGCTCGACGGACTCGGCATTGAGACGGGGGTCGACCGAGACGCGGTGGGACGAGCGTCGGCCCGTGTCGAGTCGTTTCTGGCCAAGGAGTTTCCGGGAAAGCTGCATCGGCTCCTGCAGCGAGCGGAGGGGGCCGAGACCGCCGTCGAATAG
- a CDS encoding M16 family metallopeptidase: MDRFSPTRLLSVMALGLLLVGLGALHPASAQETDIQTADYDVTELTYPELRDFDVPEPERVELDNGMTIFLLEDPELPQVNATAQVGVGSVYEPAEKRGLASITGTVMRTGGTESMAPDSLNTVLENIAATVETSIGETSGSAYMSTLSDHVDTVLPIFAEVLRRPAFAEDRVQQAKSQVKSGISRRNDNVGSIVSREFDKILYGEDSPYARTPELYTVDRIQRQDLVDFHDQYFHPNNVILSVWGDFDADQMEQTLREQFGDWEAAADFEPPTPPEPDAERAHSVNFVSKSDVNQSNIRMGHPGELTRRSDDYASVQMMNEVLSGGFSGRLFQQVRREKGLAYSVGGAYTAGYNRPGRFYAGVASQSASTVEATNAVMTEVERMREEPPTEEELGLAKDSYLNSFVFNFDSEREILGRRATYEYYDYPADFLQQTRNAIEEVTPDDVLSAAQTYLHPDESHILIVGNGDQFSEDLSTLSQDGTVDTLDISIPREAPGADEADMTAAEEEAAMAGQKLMASAKEALGGSAFDQIQNMRVVTKQQGTESTLVVRLPDQLRTEVSTAMGNITVVNDGETMKMKTPQGTRTAPPSARGQIMGQLWRSLPYLMANLDHDGLTVTAQGDTIVEGTSYQQARVKPPAGPEYTLYLSAETMRPERLTLEQTNPQTGQQVQVTQTFTDFRKVSGVRLPFTTETVQSTGDGENTVTATIQSLDINADLEDGLFTLGSSSGGGASQ, translated from the coding sequence ATGGATCGCTTTTCGCCTACTCGTCTGCTGTCCGTGATGGCCCTGGGCCTGCTCCTCGTGGGGCTGGGGGCCCTGCATCCGGCCTCGGCCCAGGAGACGGACATCCAGACGGCCGACTACGACGTGACAGAGCTCACGTATCCGGAGCTTCGCGACTTTGACGTTCCGGAGCCGGAGCGCGTTGAGCTCGACAACGGCATGACCATCTTTCTGCTGGAGGATCCGGAGCTGCCCCAGGTGAACGCCACGGCCCAGGTCGGCGTGGGCTCCGTCTACGAGCCCGCCGAGAAGCGGGGCCTCGCCTCCATCACGGGAACGGTCATGCGCACCGGCGGGACCGAATCGATGGCGCCGGACAGCCTGAATACGGTTCTCGAAAACATCGCGGCCACCGTCGAGACCAGCATCGGCGAGACCTCGGGGTCGGCCTACATGTCGACGCTCTCCGACCACGTCGACACGGTCCTTCCGATCTTCGCCGAGGTGCTCCGCCGCCCCGCCTTCGCGGAGGATCGGGTGCAGCAGGCCAAGAGCCAGGTCAAGTCGGGCATCTCGCGCCGCAACGACAACGTCGGTTCCATCGTGAGCCGCGAGTTCGATAAGATTCTGTACGGGGAGGACAGTCCGTACGCCCGCACCCCGGAGCTGTACACCGTCGACCGGATCCAGCGGCAGGACCTCGTGGACTTCCACGACCAGTATTTCCACCCGAACAACGTCATCCTGAGCGTATGGGGCGACTTCGACGCCGACCAGATGGAGCAGACGCTCCGCGAGCAGTTTGGGGACTGGGAGGCCGCGGCCGACTTCGAGCCGCCGACCCCGCCGGAGCCGGACGCCGAGCGCGCCCATTCCGTCAACTTCGTCTCGAAGAGCGACGTCAACCAGAGCAACATCCGCATGGGACACCCGGGGGAGTTGACCCGCCGGAGCGACGACTACGCCTCGGTGCAGATGATGAACGAGGTTCTCAGCGGGGGCTTCTCCGGCCGCTTGTTTCAGCAGGTGCGTCGGGAAAAGGGCCTGGCGTACTCCGTCGGCGGCGCCTACACGGCGGGCTACAACCGCCCGGGGCGCTTCTACGCGGGCGTCGCGTCGCAGAGCGCCAGCACCGTGGAGGCGACCAACGCGGTGATGACGGAGGTTGAGCGGATGCGGGAGGAACCGCCCACCGAGGAGGAACTCGGGCTCGCCAAAGACAGCTATCTGAACTCGTTCGTCTTCAACTTCGACTCGGAGCGGGAAATCTTGGGGCGCCGTGCCACCTACGAGTACTACGACTATCCCGCCGACTTTCTGCAACAGACCCGGAACGCCATCGAGGAGGTGACGCCGGACGACGTGCTGTCGGCGGCACAGACGTACCTCCATCCCGACGAGTCGCACATCCTGATCGTCGGGAACGGCGATCAGTTTAGCGAGGACCTGTCTACGCTCAGTCAGGACGGGACGGTCGATACCCTCGACATCTCGATCCCCCGCGAGGCGCCCGGTGCGGACGAGGCCGACATGACGGCCGCCGAGGAGGAGGCCGCGATGGCGGGCCAGAAGCTGATGGCGAGCGCCAAGGAGGCCCTCGGCGGGTCGGCCTTCGACCAGATTCAGAACATGCGGGTCGTCACCAAGCAACAGGGCACTGAGAGCACGCTCGTCGTGCGGCTTCCCGATCAACTGCGGACGGAGGTCAGCACCGCCATGGGCAACATCACCGTGGTCAACGACGGCGAGACCATGAAGATGAAGACCCCGCAGGGGACCCGCACCGCGCCGCCGTCGGCCCGCGGCCAGATCATGGGACAGCTCTGGCGCAGTCTCCCCTACCTGATGGCCAACCTGGACCACGACGGCCTGACGGTGACGGCCCAGGGAGACACGATCGTGGAGGGCACGAGCTACCAGCAGGCCCGCGTGAAGCCCCCCGCCGGGCCCGAGTACACCCTCTACCTCAGCGCCGAGACGATGCGGCCGGAGCGCCTCACGCTCGAGCAAACCAACCCACAGACGGGCCAGCAGGTGCAGGTGACCCAGACGTTCACCGACTTTCGGAAGGTCAGTGGCGTCCGGTTGCCGTTCACGACCGAGACGGTCCAGTCGACGGGCGACGGCGAAAATACCGTCACGGCCACCATTCAGAGCCTCGACATCAACGCGGACCTGGAGGACGGACTCTTCACGCTCGGCTCCTCGTCGGGCGGCGGGGCGTCGCAGTAG
- a CDS encoding DUF493 domain-containing protein, translated as MQFINQPDAENDEAWWDRFEELLDDQNDWPTQYTFKFIAPSARLDDLKAVFDDHPVRVRESSKGNYKSVTAHLRMSSSEEVVEIYERASGIEDVIAL; from the coding sequence ATGCAGTTTATCAATCAGCCGGACGCCGAAAACGACGAGGCCTGGTGGGACCGCTTTGAGGAGTTGCTCGACGACCAGAACGACTGGCCGACGCAGTACACCTTCAAATTTATCGCCCCGTCGGCCCGACTGGACGACCTAAAGGCCGTGTTCGACGACCACCCGGTCCGGGTGCGGGAGTCCAGCAAGGGCAACTACAAGAGCGTGACGGCCCACCTCCGCATGTCGTCGAGCGAAGAGGTCGTCGAGATTTACGAACGGGCCTCCGGCATCGAAGACGTCATCGCGCTGTAG
- a CDS encoding DUF4340 domain-containing protein: MTNATKTLALIFASTLALALATSWSWSTASSAAFQEQLLAVDTSAVQAVRIERSSRPSIRLAQTDSGWRVSPGDTSATYPAGTRAVDRLLGAVPSLEVSAVATRQPDKHPRYGVDSTGTTVTMLGDGGEALGTLIVGRTRVRRPQSGSGGPSQNRLRQRRRRGTSVTYVRPPDRPDVYSIEQSLRSVTARTVEDWRDKTIWGLARSDIRRIDLRYPADSSFTMRRGAASDTTAAPDAWVSAGDTLSQTEVSSMLRVLASPQADGFAESTAPDDFGKAQYEVRLHLTDGSRRSIRLRPAPDAQQYLAVADGLPYVVELQSGSWDRSVLRGRSALVESR, translated from the coding sequence ATGACCAACGCGACCAAGACTTTGGCGCTCATTTTCGCCAGCACCCTTGCCCTTGCGCTCGCCACCTCCTGGAGCTGGAGCACCGCGTCGAGCGCAGCCTTCCAGGAGCAACTGCTCGCCGTAGACACGAGCGCGGTGCAGGCCGTGCGCATTGAGCGGTCCAGCCGGCCATCGATCCGCCTGGCGCAAACGGACAGCGGCTGGCGCGTATCCCCCGGCGACACGTCGGCCACGTACCCGGCCGGCACCCGCGCGGTGGATCGACTTCTGGGGGCGGTGCCCTCCCTTGAGGTGAGCGCCGTGGCGACCCGCCAGCCGGACAAACACCCGCGGTACGGCGTCGACTCGACCGGAACCACAGTCACGATGCTCGGGGACGGGGGCGAGGCCCTCGGAACGCTCATTGTCGGGCGCACTCGCGTCCGGCGCCCTCAGTCCGGCAGCGGGGGCCCGTCTCAGAACCGACTTCGGCAACGGCGGCGTCGGGGCACATCCGTCACGTACGTCCGCCCCCCCGACCGGCCGGATGTCTACTCCATCGAGCAGTCGCTCCGCTCGGTGACGGCCCGGACCGTGGAGGACTGGCGCGACAAGACCATCTGGGGCCTTGCCCGCTCGGACATCCGGCGGATCGACCTCCGGTACCCTGCTGATAGTTCCTTTACGATGCGGCGGGGGGCCGCAAGCGATACGACGGCGGCCCCGGACGCGTGGGTGTCGGCGGGCGATACGCTGTCTCAGACCGAGGTCTCGTCGATGCTGCGTGTGCTCGCGTCGCCCCAAGCCGACGGCTTTGCGGAGTCCACCGCGCCCGACGACTTCGGCAAGGCGCAGTATGAGGTGCGCCTCCACCTAACGGACGGTTCTCGGCGGTCGATTCGCCTCCGCCCCGCCCCCGACGCCCAGCAGTACCTCGCCGTGGCCGACGGCCTGCCGTACGTCGTCGAGCTCCAATCAGGCAGCTGGGACCGGTCGGTCCTGCGGGGCCGCTCGGCCCTCGTGGAGTCCCGGTGA
- a CDS encoding UDP-2,3-diacylglucosamine diphosphatase — MAAPTQYRAIWISDVHLGTPQAKAAYLLDFLRTHDADRYYLLGDIIDGWALKRSWYWPSSHNDLIRGLLQKAEGTNVTYIPGNHDEVARDFPGLQLGGITIQRKTQHTTADGRRFLVVHGDEFEGVVRHAEWIELLGSWAYTGVLAADRWYNRLRRLLDLPYWSLANYLKETRHIRQVISEFEETAAREADAEGFDGVICGHIHRPRMRAVTNTQYVNTGDWIENCTALMEHRDGRLELRQWIPDGVGPRRAIASEASPPRNGTPSLVSSPEADPQNK; from the coding sequence ATGGCCGCCCCCACGCAGTACCGTGCGATCTGGATTTCCGACGTCCACCTGGGGACCCCGCAGGCCAAGGCCGCCTACCTGCTTGACTTTCTACGCACCCACGACGCCGACCGGTACTACCTCCTCGGCGACATCATCGACGGGTGGGCGCTGAAGCGATCCTGGTACTGGCCCTCCTCGCACAACGACCTGATCCGGGGCCTGCTCCAAAAGGCCGAGGGCACCAACGTCACCTACATCCCCGGCAACCACGACGAGGTGGCGCGCGATTTTCCCGGCCTCCAACTCGGCGGCATTACCATTCAGCGGAAGACCCAGCACACCACGGCGGACGGGCGTCGCTTTCTGGTAGTGCACGGCGACGAGTTTGAAGGGGTCGTCCGCCACGCCGAATGGATCGAGCTTCTGGGAAGCTGGGCGTACACCGGCGTCCTCGCGGCCGACCGCTGGTACAACCGCCTGCGGCGCCTGCTGGACCTGCCCTACTGGTCCCTCGCCAACTACCTAAAAGAGACCCGTCACATCCGGCAGGTCATTTCGGAATTCGAGGAAACCGCTGCGCGCGAGGCGGACGCCGAGGGCTTCGACGGGGTCATTTGCGGCCACATTCACCGCCCCCGAATGCGGGCCGTCACCAACACCCAGTACGTCAACACCGGCGACTGGATCGAGAACTGTACGGCGCTGATGGAGCACCGGGACGGACGGCTCGAGCTCCGCCAGTGGATTCCCGACGGGGTCGGCCCGCGGCGCGCGATTGCGTCGGAGGCGTCGCCGCCGCGGAACGGCACGCCCTCGTTGGTCTCCTCCCCCGAGGCCGACCCGCAGAACAAATAG
- a CDS encoding PAS domain-containing sensor histidine kinase: MAWVTVLATLNGFSSDYTIGLVVFYGSAAVVIGLGAESIAPVFWFLGAGFLFAVGGLLAAPIPQTDPLILISGLSTVAFAEGFSLWGQFAAWKKVENQEARLRSIAENVSDGIYRSTPDEGLVFGNQALADMFGYSSPQELLQMDSEALYAEPDKRKQLAAELRRGTSELDGMEIRFRRKDGTTFTGLLSGTVVRDEEGTAQYYDGAITNITQLKEQQHALQKRRVKLEALYTATDSLLRASSRKEVGQVLTELVQDTLGYRGVSTRFAEGGVLKPTHVAESVHEFMPERPAFEIGGESAIAEAYRTGETLIVPDLQKAEIDDPNDYGALRSAVVVPLGEHGVFSVGSPTPGAVGTFDTHLIEVLGTYAMVVLDRLQQEQVLRSAKEQAERARARAVEASKAKSAFLANMSHEIRTPLTSIIGFADAIGEEIQSLKDCPDEANIVQLDRFSELVGQGGKRLLDTLDAVLNLSKLESGQIELAEEAVDLVEKTRQVAEELRPSAQEKDLCLDLQMDADEILARADEGGVQIVLQNLLSNGIKYTEEGGVQVRVHRTAEDAVLEVEDSGIGMEPERAEALFEPFRQASEGLSRKFEGSGVGLAVTKKAVEQMDGRVDVETEKGKGSRFVVRLPCCEKNGARRDVAAPSGQG; the protein is encoded by the coding sequence ATGGCCTGGGTCACGGTCCTGGCCACGCTCAACGGCTTCTCCAGCGACTACACGATAGGGCTTGTCGTCTTCTACGGCTCCGCGGCCGTGGTCATCGGGCTCGGGGCGGAGTCCATCGCCCCGGTGTTCTGGTTCCTGGGGGCCGGATTTCTGTTCGCCGTGGGGGGGCTCCTCGCGGCCCCGATACCACAGACAGATCCGCTCATCCTGATTTCTGGGCTGTCCACGGTGGCTTTTGCCGAGGGCTTTTCCCTCTGGGGGCAGTTTGCCGCCTGGAAGAAGGTCGAAAACCAAGAGGCCCGCCTTCGTTCGATTGCCGAAAACGTCTCCGATGGCATCTACCGCTCGACGCCGGACGAGGGGCTCGTGTTTGGCAATCAGGCACTGGCCGATATGTTTGGGTACTCGAGCCCGCAAGAGCTCCTCCAGATGGACTCGGAGGCCCTGTACGCTGAGCCCGACAAGAGAAAACAGTTGGCGGCGGAGCTGAGACGAGGAACGAGCGAGCTTGACGGCATGGAGATTCGGTTCCGCCGAAAGGACGGAACGACATTTACCGGGCTTCTCAGTGGCACCGTGGTCCGTGACGAGGAGGGCACTGCCCAGTACTATGATGGGGCCATCACCAACATCACGCAACTAAAAGAGCAGCAGCACGCACTTCAGAAGCGCCGGGTCAAGCTCGAGGCGCTCTACACGGCCACCGACTCCCTGCTCCGGGCATCCAGCCGGAAGGAGGTTGGGCAGGTTTTGACCGAGCTCGTCCAGGACACACTTGGGTATCGCGGCGTCTCCACCCGATTTGCCGAGGGGGGCGTCCTCAAGCCCACCCACGTAGCGGAGTCGGTCCACGAGTTCATGCCGGAGCGTCCGGCTTTTGAGATCGGCGGGGAGAGCGCCATCGCCGAGGCGTACCGGACCGGCGAGACACTTATTGTGCCGGATCTGCAGAAGGCAGAGATTGACGACCCCAACGATTACGGGGCCCTTCGCTCGGCGGTCGTCGTGCCGCTGGGGGAGCACGGCGTCTTTTCGGTGGGCTCGCCGACGCCCGGTGCGGTCGGGACCTTCGACACGCATCTAATCGAGGTGCTGGGCACCTACGCGATGGTGGTGCTCGACCGTCTTCAGCAGGAGCAGGTTCTCCGATCCGCGAAGGAACAGGCAGAGCGGGCCCGAGCACGGGCCGTGGAGGCCTCGAAGGCGAAATCGGCCTTCCTGGCAAACATGAGCCACGAGATTCGGACGCCCCTGACCTCGATCATCGGCTTTGCCGACGCCATCGGTGAAGAGATCCAGTCGCTGAAAGACTGCCCGGACGAGGCAAATATCGTGCAGCTGGATCGGTTCTCGGAACTCGTCGGGCAGGGCGGAAAGCGGCTGCTCGACACGCTTGACGCGGTGCTTAATCTGTCCAAGTTGGAGTCCGGGCAAATCGAGCTGGCCGAGGAGGCCGTCGATCTGGTTGAGAAAACCCGTCAGGTTGCCGAAGAGCTTCGGCCCTCGGCGCAGGAGAAGGACCTTTGCCTGGACCTGCAAATGGACGCGGACGAGATTTTAGCTCGGGCCGACGAGGGCGGGGTGCAGATTGTCCTACAAAATCTTCTCTCCAACGGAATCAAGTACACCGAGGAAGGAGGGGTCCAGGTACGGGTTCACCGGACCGCCGAAGACGCGGTCCTGGAGGTAGAAGACAGCGGAATTGGAATGGAGCCGGAGCGGGCCGAGGCGCTCTTTGAGCCGTTCCGCCAGGCGTCGGAGGGGCTGAGCCGAAAGTTTGAAGGATCCGGCGTCGGACTGGCGGTGACCAAGAAGGCCGTTGAACAGATGGACGGTCGGGTGGACGTAGAGACCGAAAAAGGAAAAGGCAGCCGATTCGTCGTGCGGCTTCCGTGCTGCGAGAAGAACGGGGCGCGCCGTGACGTTGCGGCCCCATCCGGTCAAGGCTGA
- a CDS encoding rhodanese-like domain-containing protein produces the protein MRRLFASLLCAVALQAGCSEALTWRAVNHMIAADYPDVTALTTDSLAAQLADSTSPTPVLLDARSPDEYAVSHLRGARRVSPSADAYPALDTLASDAPIVVYCSVGYRSAGVVQALQTQGFSRVYNLKGSIFRWANEGRPVYRNGEPVSAVHPYDASWGQLLTDSLRASPSSESL, from the coding sequence ATGCGCAGGCTCTTCGCGTCTCTGTTGTGCGCGGTGGCGCTCCAGGCCGGGTGCTCGGAGGCACTCACCTGGCGCGCGGTCAACCACATGATCGCAGCCGACTATCCGGACGTCACCGCCCTCACGACCGACTCGCTCGCCGCACAGCTGGCCGACAGCACCTCCCCCACCCCTGTTTTGCTAGACGCCCGCTCGCCCGACGAGTACGCCGTAAGCCACCTGCGGGGGGCGCGGCGTGTGAGCCCGTCGGCGGACGCCTACCCGGCCCTGGACACCCTGGCGTCGGACGCACCGATCGTGGTGTACTGCTCGGTCGGGTACCGGTCCGCGGGCGTGGTGCAGGCGTTGCAGACGCAGGGGTTTTCCCGAGTCTACAACCTGAAGGGCTCCATCTTCCGCTGGGCGAATGAGGGACGACCGGTCTACCGGAACGGCGAACCGGTGTCCGCCGTCCACCCCTACGATGCCTCTTGGGGACAGTTGCTGACGGACTCCCTGCGGGCCTCCCCTTCGTCGGAGAGTCTGTAG
- a CDS encoding insulinase family protein, which translates to MNWTSLREGWSRVGLTLTALLVLLAGAALPAQGQDLLRQFEDKVTTFTLDNGLDFVVVERHDAPVASFATYADVGSVDEPQGKTGIAHMFEHMAFKGTTTISTKNIEKEMQALERQEEIYLQLRRERAKGPQADSSRIAELEEQFEQATTEAESYIEKGEFENILERNGVSGLNATTSADATRYFYSLPANKAELFFALESDRFANPVLREFYTERDVVMEERRQRTESSPTGRLVEEFLTTAFKAHPYGNPTIGHMSDLKKLSRTDAKQFFETHYSPRNLTIGIAGDVDPEQMRAFAEKYFGDLPGGDEPLPVRTEEPEQISERRVIIREQTQPFVMIGFHRGSMQSEDAPVYDVLSDVLTGGRTSRLYESLVTEEKALQVQALPAFPGSKYDTMFGIFGVPNRGVSPDSVEHMIYDELEAIKEDGISQEELERAKTRARSDLIGQLDSNQGLALQFAQMEELKGDWRSVFRRLDAIQAITVEDVQRVAQNTFRRSNRTVAMIKTTDDEQQPTTAAN; encoded by the coding sequence ATGAATTGGACTTCGCTTCGCGAGGGCTGGTCGCGGGTCGGCCTCACGCTCACGGCACTGCTTGTCTTGCTGGCAGGGGCGGCCCTGCCCGCGCAGGGACAAGACTTGCTGCGGCAGTTTGAGGACAAGGTGACCACCTTCACGCTGGACAACGGACTGGACTTCGTGGTGGTCGAGCGCCACGACGCGCCCGTCGCCTCCTTCGCCACGTACGCCGACGTGGGCTCGGTCGACGAACCGCAGGGCAAGACCGGCATCGCCCACATGTTCGAACACATGGCGTTCAAGGGCACGACCACGATCAGCACCAAGAACATCGAGAAAGAGATGCAGGCCCTGGAGCGTCAGGAGGAGATCTACCTGCAGCTTCGCCGGGAGCGGGCGAAAGGCCCGCAGGCCGACTCGTCCCGCATCGCGGAGCTGGAGGAGCAGTTTGAGCAGGCCACGACGGAGGCCGAGTCGTACATCGAGAAGGGGGAGTTCGAAAACATCCTGGAACGGAATGGGGTGAGCGGCCTCAATGCCACCACCTCGGCCGACGCGACCCGGTACTTCTACAGCCTGCCGGCCAACAAGGCGGAGCTCTTCTTTGCCCTGGAGTCCGACCGGTTTGCGAACCCGGTCCTCCGCGAGTTTTACACCGAGCGCGATGTGGTCATGGAGGAGCGGCGCCAGCGCACCGAGTCGAGCCCCACGGGCCGCCTGGTCGAAGAGTTTTTGACCACTGCATTCAAGGCGCATCCCTACGGCAACCCGACCATCGGCCACATGTCGGACCTCAAGAAGCTGTCGCGGACCGACGCCAAGCAGTTCTTCGAGACGCATTACAGCCCGCGCAACCTAACCATTGGGATTGCTGGGGACGTGGACCCGGAGCAGATGCGGGCCTTCGCAGAGAAGTACTTTGGGGACCTGCCCGGAGGAGACGAGCCGCTGCCGGTCCGAACCGAGGAGCCGGAGCAGATTAGCGAACGCCGCGTCATCATCCGCGAACAGACCCAGCCGTTCGTGATGATCGGGTTCCATCGCGGCAGCATGCAGAGCGAGGATGCGCCCGTCTACGACGTGCTGTCGGACGTGCTGACGGGGGGGCGCACGAGCCGCCTCTACGAGAGCCTGGTGACCGAGGAGAAGGCCCTTCAGGTTCAGGCCCTGCCGGCCTTTCCGGGCAGCAAGTACGACACCATGTTCGGCATCTTCGGGGTTCCCAACCGGGGCGTCTCACCGGACAGCGTGGAGCACATGATCTACGACGAGCTGGAGGCCATCAAGGAGGACGGCATCAGTCAAGAAGAGCTGGAGCGGGCGAAGACGCGAGCACGGTCCGACCTCATCGGGCAGCTTGACTCCAATCAGGGGCTCGCCCTGCAATTTGCCCAGATGGAGGAGCTGAAGGGCGACTGGCGCTCGGTCTTCCGGCGGCTGGACGCCATTCAGGCCATCACGGTGGAGGACGTGCAGCGTGTGGCGCAAAACACGTTTAGGCGGAGCAACCGCACCGTCGCCATGATCAAAACGACCGACGACGAACAGCAGCCCACGACCGCCGCCAACTAG